A region from the Sebastes umbrosus isolate fSebUmb1 chromosome 18, fSebUmb1.pri, whole genome shotgun sequence genome encodes:
- the cmtr1 gene encoding cap-specific mRNA (nucleoside-2'-O-)-methyltransferase 1 → MKRRAEAASAPPQATKRPRDDRADSSSDEESQLSRQDSSQNDSLSDQEDQRPGFSMPSISSLDDQDADPSQASNDFSMYNTVSQKLMAKMGFRAGEGLGKLGQGRKEIVEASTQRGRRGLGLTLQGFQGELNVDWRDEPEPTAEQKVDWFPECTTENPDSDELRDWMKLGDRKLKIEDETEFCTEDLLHTLLRCKTVFDNLEGEEMRRARTRSNPYETIRGGIFLNRAAMKMSNIDHCFDQMFTNPKDSQGKPLTKDREGELLYFGDVCAGPGGFSEYILWRRRWHAKGFGMTLKGPCDFKLEDFYAAPSELFEPYYGEGGVHGDGDITRPENMTAFRNFVLESTERRGLHFLMADGGFSVEGQENIQEILSKQLLLCQFLTALSTLRTGGHFVCKTFDLFTPFSVGMVYLLYLCFDRISLFKPITSRPANSERYIVCRGLKPGSDAVREYMFRVNLKLNLLRNTDKDVTEVVPLSIIKEDADFYPFMVNSNESLCVVQIKALAKIHAYVVEQTLSEPRQAAVRKECLKLWGVPDKARVTPASSDPKSKFYELIKNSDAELFQSKLTPLNSTTIEKLRHILDHRCIVGGGEQIFLLALGKSQIYTWDGKMPVRWRKLENFKLELPRETLLSVEIVQELKGEGKAQRRINAVHVMDALVLNGTDVRDQHFNQRIQMAEKFVKAVAKPSRPDMNPIRVKEVYRLEEMEKIFVRLEMKVTKSSGGVPRLSYTGRDDRHFLPTGLYIVKTVNEPWTMAYSKNSKMKFFYNKTTKDSTYEMPPNAAAPFHVCHAERLFWAWVDGVIVHDSQTRMDPGKLSKDDVLSFVHQKHHP, encoded by the exons ATGAAGAGAAGAGCTGAAGCAGCGTCAGCACCACCGCAGGCGACAAAGAGGCCTCGTGATGACAGAGCAGACAGCAGCTCAGATGAAGAGTCGCAATTATCCAGACAAG ACTCTAGCCAAAATGATTCCCTCAGTGACCAGGAGGATCAAAGACCGGGATTCTCCATGCCCTCCATATCATCCTTGGATGACCAAGACGCTGACCCCTCACAGGCCTCCAATGATTTCTCTATGTACAACACTGTGTCACAGAAACTCATG GCCAAGATGGGTTTCCGTGCGGGTGAAGGTCTGGGGAAGCTTGGCCAGGGACGCAAAGAGATTGTGGAGGCCTCTACCCAGCGAGGGCGAAGGGGTCTCGGTCTCACACTGCAGGGCTTTCAGGGGGAGCTCAATGTTGACTGGCGGGATGAACCAGAG CCCACTGCCGAACAGAAAGTAGACTGGTTCCCAGAATGCACCACAGAGAATCCAGATTCAGATGAGCTGAGGGACTGGATGAAACTGGGAGAC AGAAAACTTAAAATTGAGGATGAGACAGAGTTTTGCACTGAAGATCTCCTGCACACTCTTCTAAGGTGCAAG ACAGTATTTGATAACCTGGAGGgcgaggagatgaggagagcaCGGACACGCTCCAACCCCTACGAGACAATCAGAGGAGGTATCTTCCTCAACAG AGCAGCTATGAAAATGTCCAACATCGACCATTGCTTCGACCAAATGTTCACCAATCCAAAGGATTCACAAGGG AAACCTCTGACAAAGGACCGTGAGGGCGAACTTCTTTACTTCGGGGACGTCTGTGCGGGGCCTGGAGGCTTTTCGGAGTACATACTGTGGAGGAGGCGTTGGCATGCCAAGGGGTTTGGCATGACGCTGAAAGGACCCTGTGATTTCAAACTGGAAGATTTCTACGCAGCGCCGAGTGAGCTGTTTGAGCCTTACTATG GTGAGGGAGGGGTGCATGGGGACGGAGACATCACTCGGCCAGAGAACATGACTGCCTTCCGAAACTTTGTCCTGGAGAGTACAGAGAGAAGAGGGCTGCACTTCCTGATGGCAGATGGG GGTTTCTCTGTGGAAGGCCAGGAAAACATCCAGGAGATCCTGAGCAAACAGTTGCTGCTCTGTCAGTTCCTCACTGCTCTCTCTACACTCAGGACTG GTGGTCACTTTGTCTGTAAGACTTTTGACCTCTTCACTCCTTTCAGTGTGGGTATGGTctacctgctctacctctgctTCGACAGGATCTCTCTCTTCAAACCCATCACCAGCAGGCCTGCCAACTCTGAGAG GTACATAGTGTGTCGTGGTCTGAAGCCCGGCTCAGACGCCGTCAGGGAATACATGTTCAGAGTCAACCTGAAACTGAACCTGCTGAGGAACACTGACAAAGACGTCACAGAAGTGGTTCCCCTGAGCATCATCAAGGAAGACGCCGACTTCTACCCGTTTATGGTCAACTCCAATGAGAG CCTCTGTGTAGTCCAGATCAAGGCTTTGGCTAAGATCCACGCCTATGTCGTAGAACA GACCCTTTCAGAGCCGAGGCAAGCAGCCGTTAGGAAGGAGTGTCTGAAACTGTGGGGG GTCCCAGACAAGGCCAGAGTCACTCCTGCTTCCTCAGACCCAAAGTCAAAATTCTACGAACTGATTAAG AACTCAGATGCGGAGTTGTTCCAGTCTAAGCTCACACCTCTCAACTCCACTACCATCGAGAAGTTGCGTCATATCCTGGACCACAGGTGCAttgtgggaggtggagagcagaTCTTCCTTCTCGCGCTGGGG AAGTCTCAGATATACACCTGGGATGGGAAGATGCCTGTGCGCTGGAGGAAACTGGAGAATTTCAAGCTGGAGCTGCCAAGAGAAACACTTCTGAGTGTGGAGATCGTCCAAGAGCTGAAGGGCGAG GGAAAAGCTCAGCGGAGAATCAACGCAGTTCACGTAATGGATGCACTAGTACTGAATGGCACTGATGTAAGAGATCAGCACTTCAACCAACG GATCCAGATGGCTGAGAAGTTTGTGAAGGCAGTGGCCAAACCCAGCAGACCAGACATGAACCCCATCAG AGTGAAGGAGGTTTACAGGCTGGAGGAAATGGAGAAAATCTTTGTCCG ACTAGAGATGAAGGTGACGAAGAGTTCAGGAGGAGTCCCACGTCTGTCCTACACCGGCAGAGATGACCGACACTTCCTTCCCACCGGCCTTTACATCGTTAAGACTGTCAATG AGCCGTGGACGATGGCATACAGCAAAAACTCCAAGATGAAGTTCTTCTATAATAAGACCACCAAGGACTCCACCTATGAGATGCCACCCAACGCTGCCGCCCCCTTCCA TGTTTGCCACGCTGAGCGGCTCTTCTGGGCCTGGGTGGACGGCGTGATAGTTCACGATTCTCAGACGCGGATGGACCCCGGAAAACTGTCCAAAGATGATGTTTTGTCCTTCGTCCACCAGAAGCACCATCCCTGA
- the hebp2 gene encoding heme-binding protein 2 isoform X1, translated as MKTNALRTLTAVTKRSDNTGIMLKAVGQVLFSSGLQSPKYTAPNKKEVGQDYETRTYDATKWISTSVSGMQWDEAMKTGFRRLFSYIQGNNQNKVKVEMTAPVSCRVDPGAGPACESQFTVSFYIPEEHQDNPPEPSTPDVFVEHRKEFTAYVRTYGGFSNEKLKREELLKLMESLQRDEVQYLEKPYYAAGYDSPFKLTNRRNEVWVLKKEKE; from the exons ATGAAAACAAATGCGCTCCGCACCCTGACAGCAGTTACCAAACGCTCAGACAATACAG GAATCATGCTGAAAGCTGTGGGACAAGTTCTGTTCTCCAGTGGACTACAGAGTCCTAAATACACAGCACCCAACAAGAAAGAG GTGGGACAAGACTATGAGACCCGCACCTACGATGCCACTAAATGGATCAGCACCTCTGTGAGTGGGATGCAGTGGGATGAAGCCATGAAGACTGGCTTCCGCAGGCTCTTCAGCTACATTCAAGGCaacaatcagaaca AGGTGAAAGTGGAGATGACGGCTCCCGTGTCGTGCCGCGTGGACCCCGGAGCCGGCCCCGCATGTGAATCTCAGTTCACTGTGTCCTTCTACATCCCAGAGGAGCATCAGGACAATCCACCGGAGCCGAGCACCCCGGACGTGTTTGTGGAGCACAGGAAGGAGTTCACAGCTTATGTCAG GACATACGGTGGTTTCTCCAATGAGAAACTGAAGCGCGAAGAGCTACTGAAACTTATGGAGAGCCTGCAGAGGGACGAAGTCCAATACCTGGAAAAGCCGTACTACGCAGCCGGGTATGACAGTCCCTTCAAACTCACCAACCGCAGGAACGAGGTCTGGGTCCTCAAGAAGGAGAAGGAGTAG
- the hebp2 gene encoding heme-binding protein 2 isoform X2 has translation MLKAVGQVLFSSGLQSPKYTAPNKKEVGQDYETRTYDATKWISTSVSGMQWDEAMKTGFRRLFSYIQGNNQNKVKVEMTAPVSCRVDPGAGPACESQFTVSFYIPEEHQDNPPEPSTPDVFVEHRKEFTAYVRTYGGFSNEKLKREELLKLMESLQRDEVQYLEKPYYAAGYDSPFKLTNRRNEVWVLKKEKE, from the exons ATGCTGAAAGCTGTGGGACAAGTTCTGTTCTCCAGTGGACTACAGAGTCCTAAATACACAGCACCCAACAAGAAAGAG GTGGGACAAGACTATGAGACCCGCACCTACGATGCCACTAAATGGATCAGCACCTCTGTGAGTGGGATGCAGTGGGATGAAGCCATGAAGACTGGCTTCCGCAGGCTCTTCAGCTACATTCAAGGCaacaatcagaaca AGGTGAAAGTGGAGATGACGGCTCCCGTGTCGTGCCGCGTGGACCCCGGAGCCGGCCCCGCATGTGAATCTCAGTTCACTGTGTCCTTCTACATCCCAGAGGAGCATCAGGACAATCCACCGGAGCCGAGCACCCCGGACGTGTTTGTGGAGCACAGGAAGGAGTTCACAGCTTATGTCAG GACATACGGTGGTTTCTCCAATGAGAAACTGAAGCGCGAAGAGCTACTGAAACTTATGGAGAGCCTGCAGAGGGACGAAGTCCAATACCTGGAAAAGCCGTACTACGCAGCCGGGTATGACAGTCCCTTCAAACTCACCAACCGCAGGAACGAGGTCTGGGTCCTCAAGAAGGAGAAGGAGTAG